A genomic segment from Arcobacter acticola encodes:
- the moaC gene encoding cyclic pyranopterin monophosphate synthase MoaC — MNLTHLDENDRPKMVDVSDKSETKRIAIASGEITMSQDAFDAIISNTTKKGPVLQTAVVAAIMGVKKTSDLIPMCHPLLLSGINCDIEEKPELPGFKLIVTAKLNGQTGVEMEALTGVSVGLLTIYDMVKAIDKSMIISKVQLENKSGGKSGDFNRKDL; from the coding sequence TTGAATTTAACACATTTAGATGAGAATGATAGACCTAAAATGGTTGATGTATCAGATAAGAGTGAAACTAAACGTATTGCAATTGCATCAGGTGAAATTACAATGTCACAAGATGCTTTTGATGCGATTATTTCAAATACTACAAAAAAAGGTCCAGTATTACAAACAGCAGTAGTTGCAGCTATTATGGGAGTTAAAAAAACTAGTGATTTAATTCCTATGTGCCATCCTTTATTATTAAGTGGAATAAATTGTGATATTGAAGAAAAACCTGAATTACCTGGATTTAAACTAATCGTAACAGCAAAGTTAAATGGTCAAACAGGTGTTGAGATGGAAGCTCTAACTGGTGTTTCTGTTGGTTTATTAACTATTTATGATATGGTTAAAGCTATTGATAAATCAATGATTATTTCTAAGGTTCAATTAGAAAATAAATCAGGTGGTAAAAGTGGTGATTTTAACAGAAAGGATTTATAG
- a CDS encoding DeoR family transcriptional regulator: MYKHDYDKKLFRLIDILGKLYREENLSIDEYAQEYNVSTKTIQRDFNEKLTSFPIYQDGKIWKMNNEEFTKLYFDKNR; the protein is encoded by the coding sequence ATGTATAAACATGATTATGATAAAAAACTTTTTAGACTTATTGATATTTTAGGTAAACTTTATAGAGAAGAAAATCTCTCTATTGATGAATATGCCCAAGAATACAATGTTTCTACAAAAACGATTCAAAGAGATTTTAATGAAAAACTTACATCCTTCCCCATTTATCAAGATGGAAAAATTTGGAAAATGAATAATGAAGAATTTACTAAATTATATTTTGATAAAAATCGTTGA
- a CDS encoding DUF2779 domain-containing protein: protein MKLSKSLYTRGLQCQKSLWLKKNKKEVLSLPDDSAQAIFENGNDVGDLACKLFPNGKTVPFKLGFEDMIIQTKLWINMGMKNIYEASFSYDDIFVAVDILEIVDAAKKEVKIYEVKSSTEVKDVYLHDASIQYYVLNGLGYNVKQVNIIHINNSYVRGETLDINQLFSIVDVTLEIKELQKNIKSNIESFRNTISNPIEPNIDIGTHCSNPYSCDAIDYCWKHIPKYSIFDISRLSTKKKFEYYKNGILEFSQLEDLESFSVSQQIQIASEKQNKTIINKPAIKEFLETLTYPIYHLDFETFQQAVPQFIGLSPYQQIPFQYSLHIEYEDGTLEHKEFLSPDSIDPREQIAISLTNHIPKDVTVLAYNMGFEKGVIRKLADLYTSLGSHLMNIHDNCHDLMIPFQKKDYYTPLMKGSYSIKYVLPALVPEFENAYKDLNLIHNGGEAMQAFANLSKIDDINKKEEYRKALLEYCKLDTLAMVRILDKLKECVR, encoded by the coding sequence ATGAAACTTTCAAAATCACTATATACAAGAGGTTTACAATGTCAAAAATCTCTTTGGTTAAAGAAAAACAAAAAAGAAGTTTTATCTTTACCTGATGATTCAGCCCAAGCTATTTTTGAAAATGGAAATGATGTAGGGGATTTAGCTTGTAAGCTTTTCCCAAATGGTAAAACAGTTCCCTTTAAACTTGGATTTGAAGATATGATTATTCAAACTAAGTTATGGATTAATATGGGAATGAAAAATATTTATGAAGCTTCATTTTCTTATGATGATATTTTTGTTGCAGTTGATATTTTAGAAATTGTAGATGCAGCTAAAAAAGAAGTAAAAATCTACGAAGTTAAAAGCTCAACAGAAGTTAAAGATGTTTATTTACACGATGCTTCTATTCAATACTATGTATTAAATGGCTTAGGATATAATGTAAAACAAGTAAATATAATACATATAAACAATAGTTATGTAAGAGGTGAAACTTTAGATATAAATCAACTTTTTTCTATAGTTGATGTAACACTTGAAATAAAAGAGCTTCAAAAAAATATTAAAAGTAATATTGAAAGTTTTAGAAATACTATTTCAAATCCAATTGAACCAAATATAGATATAGGAACGCATTGTTCAAATCCTTACTCATGTGATGCAATTGATTATTGTTGGAAGCATATTCCCAAATATAGTATATTTGATATTTCAAGATTATCTACAAAAAAGAAATTTGAATATTATAAAAATGGAATATTAGAATTTTCACAATTAGAAGATTTAGAATCATTTTCTGTATCACAACAAATTCAAATAGCTTCAGAAAAACAAAATAAAACTATTATAAATAAACCTGCAATAAAAGAGTTTTTAGAAACATTAACTTATCCAATTTATCATTTAGATTTTGAAACTTTTCAACAAGCAGTTCCACAATTTATAGGACTAAGTCCTTATCAACAAATACCATTTCAATACTCCTTGCATATAGAGTATGAAGATGGAACTTTGGAACATAAAGAGTTCTTATCTCCTGATAGCATAGACCCAAGAGAACAAATAGCAATAAGCCTTACTAATCATATACCAAAAGATGTAACAGTATTAGCATACAATATGGGATTTGAAAAAGGTGTTATTAGAAAACTAGCAGATTTATATACAAGTCTAGGTTCTCATCTTATGAATATACATGATAATTGTCATGATTTGATGATTCCATTTCAAAAAAAAGATTACTATACACCTTTAATGAAAGGAAGTTACTCAATCAAATATGTACTTCCAGCACTTGTGCCAGAATTTGAAAATGCATATAAAGATTTAAACTTAATTCATAATGGTGGTGAAGCAATGCAGGCTTTCGCAAATCTATCAAAAATTGATGATATAAATAAAAAAGAAGAATATAGAAAAGCTTTGTTGGAGTATTGTAAATTGGATACTTTGGCAATGGTTAGAATTTTAGATAAATTGAAGGAGTGTGTTAGATGA
- the rpsU gene encoding 30S ribosomal protein S21 has translation MPGIKVKDSESFDEAYRRFKKQCDRNLIVTETRARRYFEPMTEIRKKQKISARKKMLKRLYMLRRYESRL, from the coding sequence GTGCCAGGTATAAAAGTTAAAGATAGCGAATCTTTTGACGAAGCTTATAGAAGGTTTAAAAAGCAATGTGATAGAAATCTAATCGTAACAGAAACAAGAGCAAGAAGATATTTCGAGCCGATGACAGAGATTAGAAAAAAACAAAAAATTTCTGCTAGAAAGAAAATGTTAAAAAGACTATACATGCTAAGAAGATACGAATCAAGATTATAA
- a CDS encoding HP0495 family protein has product MVDLSKEKLELDYPCNWEYKLVALTHIDIKITVKEVISNREHKVKESKVSSKGKFKSYTLELLVHNEDDRKEIYKMLGDHSNIKMVL; this is encoded by the coding sequence ATGGTTGATTTGAGTAAAGAAAAATTAGAACTAGATTATCCATGTAACTGGGAATATAAATTAGTTGCATTAACACATATTGATATTAAAATTACTGTTAAAGAAGTAATCTCAAATAGAGAGCATAAAGTTAAAGAATCAAAAGTTAGTAGTAAAGGTAAATTTAAAAGTTATACTTTAGAGCTTTTAGTACATAATGAAGATGATAGAAAAGAGATTTATAAAATGCTAGGGGACCATTCTAATATTAAAATGGTTTTATAA
- a CDS encoding Fic family protein — translation MKKWIWQQKDYPHFTYDSKKLEDLIQKISIEQGYLIAITQTMDNTNVINRQIEALENEAIATSAIEGKILNRDSVKASIQKKMGFRDIDYKKIDNSVEYLIEVLIDANTNYNQDLTLERLFAWHGAIFPKDYEGFNQTNIATFRGDDIMQIVGGYAGNEEVYYEAPPRDNLEDEMNNFLTWFNSTKEGLIKACIAHLWFVIIHPFDDGNGRITRAITDLVLSKIENSKISRLYSMSSAINTNRKAYYKALEQTTGYIKKEDNHLDITIWCEWFLSTLYEALLDTKKKLAFIVQKTKFWDKYKNNNLNARQIKVLNFILDIGIDDFKGNLSKKKYMSIADTTSATASRDLSELIECGCIKQKEGTAGRNVSYVINI, via the coding sequence ATGAAAAAATGGATATGGCAACAAAAAGATTATCCACACTTTACCTATGATTCTAAAAAACTAGAAGACTTAATCCAAAAAATATCAATAGAACAAGGCTACTTAATAGCTATTACTCAAACTATGGATAATACAAATGTAATAAATAGACAAATAGAAGCACTTGAAAATGAAGCAATAGCAACATCTGCAATTGAAGGAAAAATATTAAATCGTGATAGTGTAAAAGCATCTATTCAAAAGAAAATGGGTTTTAGAGATATTGATTATAAAAAGATTGATAATTCTGTTGAATATCTTATTGAAGTGCTAATTGATGCAAATACAAACTACAATCAAGATTTAACACTTGAAAGACTTTTTGCTTGGCATGGTGCAATTTTTCCAAAAGATTATGAAGGATTTAATCAAACTAATATAGCTACTTTTAGAGGTGATGATATTATGCAAATAGTTGGTGGCTATGCAGGAAATGAAGAAGTTTATTATGAAGCACCGCCAAGAGATAATCTTGAAGATGAAATGAATAACTTTTTAACTTGGTTTAATTCAACAAAAGAAGGATTAATAAAAGCTTGTATTGCTCATCTTTGGTTTGTAATTATTCATCCCTTTGATGATGGAAATGGAAGAATCACAAGAGCAATTACAGATTTGGTTTTATCAAAAATCGAAAACTCAAAAATATCAAGACTTTACTCTATGTCAAGTGCTATAAATACAAATAGAAAAGCTTATTATAAAGCACTTGAACAAACAACTGGATATATTAAAAAAGAGGATAATCACCTTGATATTACAATTTGGTGTGAATGGTTTTTATCTACACTTTATGAAGCATTACTTGATACAAAAAAGAAATTAGCTTTTATTGTACAAAAAACAAAATTTTGGGATAAATATAAAAATAATAATTTAAATGCAAGACAAATAAAAGTACTTAACTTTATTTTAGATATTGGAATTGATGATTTCAAAGGAAATTTAAGTAAAAAAAAATATATGAGTATTGCAGATACTACATCAGCCACAGCATCAAGAGATTTATCTGAATTAATTGAATGTGGATGTATTAAACAAAAAGAAGGAACTGCTGGTAGAAATGTAAGTTATGTTATTAATATTTAA
- a CDS encoding AAA family ATPase: MSIAEETKNKFTEKWNLNKIKNLTIEDYSSKGGKNRKDFTYDLEHNTPDIGSIRGGDSSKFKIYMYDKVPTKINILYDEKYAWHKSLGTNCTDAFQKVKNEIIKIIEFAIKKNFKEIENSTLFGDGIKWKIAFLYAEKGDLIDIFAKKALNELSSKNKIYEIQEELINNKPVNISIFDYSTKLWEKTKLNDKKDEIEVYEEKEEFENSEDIIMKFQPLNQILYGSPGTGKTYNTINKALEIIFEKENDRKTEYDFKVKDKDGNDIEPIEKTYNRILEINDEIKKRQHLKGLFEYFKDEQRGQIEFVTLHQSYGYEEFVEGIKAQTITDNENKIITYDIEAGIFKRLCEQAKSIKSEKKSIYDFDEKVNVWKISLGDSQNSEDDYLFNYCIENNKILLGFGNGLDFSDCVNRDSIAKKLDDNEKYSYPPTAINILKNKMKKDDIVLVSYGNRKLRAIAKIIGDYKYIDDDTLRTYVQSREVEWLLVPDEAFSFEKILKKQFSQMSIYDIKNNTKLDSLKNLLTQNDISEKENNKNYILIIDEINRGNISKIFGELITLIEPSKRIGADEEIRVKLPYSGDEFGVPQNLYIIGTMNTADRSIALMDTALRRRFHFEEMMPNPDLLKDENGNDLMVDKINIKSLLETVNKRIEYLYDRDHTIGHAYFMSLKDEKILDKKVELDNIFRNKIIPLLQEYFYDDWEKIQIVLGDHPEQFKKKSNLKEYLEYQFIQSKVITEEEILGFDHPDIENEAIEYKVNNIFVEIMYIKIYSNYPQIKQIIEEENKIDN; encoded by the coding sequence ATGAGTATTGCAGAAGAAACAAAGAATAAGTTTACAGAAAAATGGAATTTGAATAAAATAAAAAATTTAACAATTGAAGATTATAGTTCAAAAGGTGGTAAAAACAGAAAAGATTTTACTTATGATTTAGAACATAATACACCAGATATAGGAAGTATAAGAGGTGGAGATAGTTCAAAATTTAAGATATATATGTACGATAAAGTACCTACAAAAATAAATATCCTATATGATGAAAAATATGCATGGCATAAAAGTTTAGGTACTAATTGTACTGATGCATTCCAGAAAGTTAAAAATGAAATTATTAAAATAATTGAATTTGCAATAAAAAAGAATTTTAAAGAAATAGAAAATTCAACTCTTTTTGGAGATGGAATAAAATGGAAAATCGCTTTTTTATATGCAGAAAAAGGTGATTTAATTGATATCTTTGCAAAAAAAGCATTAAATGAATTATCTAGTAAAAACAAAATTTATGAAATTCAAGAAGAATTAATAAATAATAAACCAGTGAATATATCAATTTTTGATTATTCAACAAAATTATGGGAGAAAACAAAACTTAATGATAAAAAAGATGAAATTGAAGTTTATGAAGAAAAAGAAGAATTTGAAAATTCAGAAGATATAATAATGAAATTTCAGCCCTTAAACCAAATATTATATGGAAGTCCAGGAACTGGGAAAACATATAATACTATTAATAAAGCTTTAGAAATTATTTTTGAAAAAGAAAATGATAGAAAAACAGAATATGATTTTAAAGTAAAAGATAAAGATGGCAATGATATAGAACCTATTGAAAAAACATATAATAGAATTTTAGAGATTAATGATGAAATTAAAAAAAGACAGCATTTAAAAGGATTGTTTGAATATTTTAAAGATGAACAAAGAGGTCAAATAGAGTTTGTAACACTTCATCAAAGTTATGGATATGAAGAGTTTGTTGAAGGGATTAAAGCACAAACAATCACTGATAATGAAAATAAAATAATTACATATGATATTGAAGCAGGTATTTTTAAACGCTTATGTGAACAAGCAAAGAGTATTAAATCAGAAAAAAAGTCTATTTATGATTTTGATGAAAAAGTTAATGTTTGGAAAATATCTTTAGGGGATTCTCAAAATAGTGAAGATGACTATTTATTCAATTATTGTATTGAAAATAATAAAATTTTACTCGGATTTGGAAATGGATTAGATTTTAGTGATTGTGTAAATAGAGATTCAATTGCTAAAAAACTTGATGACAATGAGAAGTATAGTTACCCGCCAACAGCAATAAATATATTAAAAAATAAAATGAAAAAAGATGATATAGTTTTAGTATCTTATGGTAATAGAAAATTAAGAGCTATAGCCAAAATTATTGGTGATTATAAATATATAGATGATGATACATTAAGAACATATGTACAATCAAGAGAAGTTGAATGGTTATTGGTTCCAGATGAAGCATTTTCTTTTGAAAAAATATTAAAAAAACAATTTTCACAAATGTCAATTTATGATATTAAAAATAATACAAAATTAGATTCATTGAAAAATTTATTAACTCAAAATGATATATCAGAAAAAGAAAATAACAAAAACTACATCCTAATAATAGATGAAATAAATAGAGGAAATATTTCAAAAATCTTTGGAGAACTTATTACATTAATAGAACCATCAAAAAGAATTGGTGCAGATGAAGAAATAAGAGTAAAACTTCCTTATAGTGGAGATGAATTTGGCGTTCCACAAAACTTATATATTATAGGTACGATGAATACAGCAGATAGAAGTATCGCTTTAATGGATACAGCATTAAGAAGAAGATTTCATTTTGAAGAGATGATGCCTAATCCTGATTTGCTTAAAGATGAGAATGGTAATGATTTAATGGTAGATAAAATTAATATTAAATCTCTTCTTGAAACTGTAAATAAAAGAATAGAATATTTATATGATAGAGACCACACAATAGGTCATGCTTATTTTATGAGTTTAAAAGATGAAAAAATATTAGATAAAAAAGTAGAACTTGACAATATTTTTAGGAATAAAATCATTCCATTATTACAAGAGTATTTTTATGATGATTGGGAAAAAATTCAAATTGTTTTAGGAGACCATCCTGAACAATTTAAAAAGAAATCAAATTTAAAAGAATATTTAGAATATCAATTTATACAAAGTAAAGTAATAACAGAAGAAGAAATTTTAGGATTTGACCATCCTGATATTGAAAATGAAGCTATAGAATATAAGGTAAATAATATCTTTGTAGAAATAATGTATATTAAAATTTATAGTAATTATCCTCAAATAAAACAGATTATAGAAGAGGAAAATAAAATTGATAATTAA
- a CDS encoding IS1634 family transposase, with protein MSLHIRQKKNSSGTISIQIIDRVHRKYKVIETIACVKNDLDLQIYLDVANKRLEELRQQMYPTLFDENKNEELIFIELGNNDLIPIGDELIYGKLFERLGCSSVDLDCKRLQMFKNLVVSRLLYPGSKLYLIDYLEYFKKESVDKNAIYRFLDTLYEENLKLQIEKCVFDHTYAKMNQTIAFTFYDVTTLYFESESEDDLRRIGFSKEGKLARPQIQLGLFTTLQGYPLSFEVYEGNKYEGHTLVDVLKKFQNKFQLKNKPVVVADRGMLNNNNLVYLENNGYKYILAAKIKNISNDLKEQISNLIFLNDGVTHTLKFNKDIPYTDENDNKQSININQRLVLSYSTARAKKDKHNRDKALERLKKKIEFSKSITKKDLKLSYYAKYLNIDDHKCDITFNINNQKVDNDSKLDGIKGFITNDFTLTPSEIIEHYNNQYAVEQAFRISKTDLKIRPIYHRLETRIKAHILISFVSYSIYKEFDSKLKENNIKFKFSQKLLRDIIKHMFALRTNGKLVYLKFDEIQQQVYNAIKNS; from the coding sequence ATGAGTTTACATATTAGACAGAAGAAAAATAGTAGTGGAACAATCAGTATTCAGATTATCGATAGAGTTCATAGGAAATATAAGGTTATAGAAACTATTGCTTGTGTAAAAAATGATTTAGATTTACAAATTTATTTAGATGTTGCAAATAAACGTTTAGAAGAACTGCGTCAACAAATGTATCCTACTTTATTTGATGAAAATAAAAATGAAGAGTTAATATTCATAGAACTTGGAAATAATGATTTAATACCAATAGGTGATGAATTAATCTATGGAAAATTATTTGAACGATTGGGATGTTCTAGTGTAGATTTGGATTGTAAAAGACTTCAGATGTTTAAAAATCTTGTTGTATCAAGATTACTGTATCCTGGTAGTAAATTATATTTGATTGATTATCTTGAATATTTTAAAAAAGAGAGTGTAGATAAAAATGCTATCTATAGATTTTTAGATACACTTTATGAAGAGAATTTAAAACTACAAATTGAAAAATGTGTATTTGATCATACTTATGCAAAAATGAACCAAACTATTGCATTTACATTTTATGATGTTACAACCCTGTACTTTGAATCTGAGAGTGAAGACGATCTTAGACGTATTGGATTTAGTAAAGAGGGTAAATTAGCACGTCCTCAGATACAACTGGGATTGTTTACAACACTACAAGGATATCCATTAAGCTTTGAGGTTTATGAGGGTAATAAATATGAGGGACATACTTTAGTTGATGTACTTAAAAAGTTTCAAAATAAATTTCAATTAAAAAATAAACCTGTAGTTGTAGCTGATAGAGGAATGCTAAACAATAATAATCTAGTATATCTTGAAAATAATGGATATAAATATATCCTTGCAGCCAAAATAAAAAATATATCAAATGATTTAAAAGAGCAAATATCAAACTTGATATTTTTAAATGATGGAGTAACTCATACACTTAAATTTAATAAAGATATACCATATACTGATGAGAATGACAATAAACAATCCATAAATATCAATCAAAGGTTAGTTCTTTCATATTCAACGGCAAGAGCTAAGAAAGATAAACATAATAGAGATAAAGCACTTGAAAGATTAAAGAAAAAAATTGAATTCTCAAAATCTATCACAAAAAAAGATTTAAAACTATCATACTATGCTAAATATCTTAACATCGATGATCATAAATGTGATATCACTTTTAATATCAATAATCAAAAAGTTGATAATGATTCAAAATTAGATGGTATAAAAGGTTTTATTACAAATGATTTTACACTAACACCAAGTGAAATTATAGAACACTATAATAATCAATATGCAGTAGAACAAGCATTTAGAATATCAAAAACTGATCTTAAAATCAGACCCATATACCATAGGCTAGAAACCAGAATAAAGGCTCATATTCTTATTTCATTTGTATCATACTCAATTTATAAAGAGTTTGATTCAAAACTTAAAGAAAATAATATTAAATTTAAATTCTCACAAAAACTTTTAAGAGATATAATTAAACATATGTTTGCACTTAGAACAAATGGAAAATTAGTCTACTTGAAATTTGATGAAATTCAACAACAAGTTTATAATGCAATTAAAAATAGTTAA
- a CDS encoding recombinase family protein has translation MSKYLAYIRVSTDKQSLENQKHKILEYAYENKIKIDDFIQIEISSRKNQKDRLLDDVFLRLKDNDTLIVTELSRLGRNMLEILNLIERFNKSNIKLIFVNQPELSTANNALSKLLLSIYGYFAETEREIISERTKQGLAVAKAKGKKLGRQKGQQVTSKYDEFKDKIEELYILGLSVQRIVDYIGIGTQASLSTYIKTRNILRKDKNV, from the coding sequence ATGAGTAAATATTTAGCATATATTAGAGTATCAACTGACAAACAATCATTAGAAAATCAAAAACATAAAATTCTTGAATATGCTTATGAAAATAAAATCAAAATTGATGATTTTATTCAAATTGAAATTAGTAGTAGAAAAAATCAGAAAGATAGATTATTAGATGATGTATTTCTTAGACTAAAAGATAATGATACTTTAATAGTAACAGAATTATCTAGACTAGGAAGAAATATGCTAGAAATTTTAAATTTAATTGAAAGATTTAATAAATCAAATATTAAATTAATTTTTGTAAATCAACCTGAACTATCAACTGCAAATAATGCTCTCTCAAAATTACTACTTTCTATTTATGGATATTTTGCAGAAACAGAAAGAGAAATCATAAGTGAGAGAACAAAGCAAGGTTTAGCAGTTGCAAAAGCTAAAGGTAAAAAACTAGGTAGACAAAAAGGGCAACAAGTTACAAGTAAATATGACGAATTTAAAGATAAAATAGAAGAACTATATATATTAGGTTTATCTGTACAAAGAATCGTTGATTACATTGGAATAGGAACTCAAGCTTCATTAAGTACCTATATAAAAACAAGAAATATTTTAAGAAAGGATAAAAATGTATAA
- a CDS encoding McrC family protein, whose amino-acid sequence MIIKEFQYLQYRDEDKENYIKPESFEALEKFVLDNEETAQYLKITTKKGFGKVLQAQNYVGVIQTKDGTIIEILPKIQNVDENKSKEILIKMLKTLKKSPFKNFNMANLKSSKMPLLEIFISMFLEELSKLIKKGIKSDYISKEENLRFLKGKLKISEQIKYNTIHKERFFVQYEEFMSDRIENRLIKTTLQYLYKKSKLNKNQQRIREFLFVFDEMGISHNIKTDFSNLKLNRQMKDYEQVLLWCKTFLLENSFSPYKGNDVAFALLFDMNLLFESYVYDYLKRNGNFDDITAQDKEHHLAYLDGKISKFQLKPDIVINKGEIIADTKWKLLSEDKTHQGISQSDMYQLYAYGTKYKDCKYMYLIYPYDGLDIQNSYQYFRNDEEKKLKDELHLNVLFFDVCENKHCFKNEIHKNEEKYEIFKYSQT is encoded by the coding sequence TTGATAATTAAAGAGTTTCAATATCTTCAATATAGAGATGAAGATAAGGAAAATTATATTAAACCTGAATCTTTTGAAGCATTAGAAAAATTTGTATTAGACAATGAAGAAACAGCCCAATATCTAAAAATTACTACAAAAAAAGGGTTTGGAAAAGTTCTTCAAGCCCAAAACTATGTAGGTGTAATACAAACAAAAGATGGAACAATAATAGAGATATTGCCTAAAATTCAAAATGTAGATGAGAATAAATCAAAAGAGATTTTAATAAAGATGTTAAAAACTCTAAAGAAATCTCCATTCAAAAACTTTAATATGGCAAATCTAAAATCTTCAAAAATGCCTTTACTTGAAATATTTATATCAATGTTTTTAGAAGAGTTATCTAAACTTATTAAAAAAGGTATAAAATCAGATTATATTAGCAAAGAAGAAAATCTAAGATTTTTAAAAGGTAAACTAAAAATATCTGAACAAATAAAATATAACACTATTCATAAAGAGCGTTTTTTTGTTCAATATGAAGAATTTATGAGTGATAGAATAGAAAATAGGCTTATAAAAACTACACTTCAATATCTGTATAAAAAATCAAAGTTAAATAAAAATCAGCAAAGAATTAGAGAATTTTTATTTGTATTTGATGAAATGGGAATTTCACATAATATAAAAACAGATTTCTCAAATCTAAAATTAAATAGACAAATGAAAGATTATGAACAAGTTCTTTTATGGTGCAAAACTTTTTTACTTGAAAATTCATTCTCACCTTATAAAGGAAATGATGTTGCATTTGCTCTTTTATTTGATATGAATTTACTTTTTGAATCTTATGTGTATGATTATCTAAAGAGAAATGGTAATTTTGATGATATTACAGCTCAAGATAAAGAACATCATTTAGCTTACTTAGATGGAAAAATCTCAAAGTTCCAATTAAAACCTGATATAGTTATTAATAAGGGTGAAATAATAGCTGATACAAAATGGAAACTGCTTAGTGAAGATAAAACACATCAAGGTATCTCACAAAGTGATATGTATCAATTATATGCATATGGAACAAAATATAAAGATTGTAAATATATGTATTTAATTTATCCTTATGATGGATTAGATATTCAAAACTCTTATCAATATTTTAGAAATGATGAAGAGAAAAAATTAAAAGATGAGTTACATTTAAATGTTTTATTTTTTGATGTATGTGAAAATAAACATTGTTTTAAAAATGAAATTCATAAAAATGAAGAAAAGTATGAGATTTTTAAATATAGTCAGACATAA
- a CDS encoding helix-turn-helix transcriptional regulator, giving the protein MAYKHDYDKTLTRLVSILSKLYNGDSLSVKELADEFNVSTRTIQRDFNERLVAFPIYQDNRLWKMQDGFKIEKSTSIEEQVILDIMEKLVDGVGNQFSTKAKNLLSKIKNHDYNPIYAKINMEDIEDKLEIIHHLEIAIKSKFEITCNYISNNSDISNLTLKPLKIVNFEGYWYLLAIDEKNTESIKKYYLKNISNLKTLSTTFLIDDRIDRILEKVSSIWFDNTKEPFEVKIQISKDITKYIKRKPISPSQIFESINEDGSSIISIKITHEMEIIPIIKYWLPNLKILEPKWIDDMICEDLKSYLNI; this is encoded by the coding sequence ATGGCATATAAACACGATTATGATAAAACATTAACAAGATTAGTTTCAATACTATCTAAACTATACAATGGTGATAGCTTATCAGTAAAAGAACTAGCAGATGAATTTAATGTAAGTACTAGAACAATTCAAAGAGATTTCAATGAAAGACTAGTTGCTTTTCCTATTTATCAAGATAATAGACTTTGGAAAATGCAAGACGGTTTTAAAATAGAAAAATCTACATCAATAGAAGAACAAGTTATTTTAGATATTATGGAAAAACTAGTTGATGGTGTTGGTAATCAATTTTCTACTAAAGCAAAAAATCTATTATCAAAAATCAAAAATCATGATTATAATCCTATTTATGCAAAAATTAATATGGAAGATATTGAAGATAAATTAGAAATAATTCATCATCTTGAAATTGCTATAAAATCAAAATTTGAAATAACTTGTAACTATATATCAAATAATTCAGATATTTCAAATCTTACATTGAAACCACTGAAAATAGTAAACTTTGAGGGATATTGGTATCTTCTAGCAATTGATGAAAAAAATACTGAATCAATTAAAAAATACTATTTGAAAAATATATCAAATTTAAAAACACTAAGTACAACTTTTTTAATTGATGATAGAATAGATAGAATATTAGAAAAAGTTTCAAGTATCTGGTTTGATAACACAAAAGAACCATTTGAAGTAAAAATACAAATATCAAAAGATATTACAAAATATATAAAAAGAAAACCAATTTCACCTTCTCAAATATTTGAATCAATAAATGAAGATGGAAGTTCAATTATTTCAATTAAAATCACCCATGAAATGGAAATAATTCCTATTATAAAATATTGGTTACCTAATCTAAAAATACTAGAGCCAAAATGGATAGATGATATGATTTGTGAAGATTTAAAGAGTTATTTGAATATTTAA